A genomic window from Salirhabdus salicampi includes:
- the pilM gene encoding type IV pilus biogenesis protein PilM has product MALLTNKRYANIEFQDYVIRYAELKSQKKPVVVTNCDEHYLPSGVVENGKIIDHDLFSRAIKQCVRKWQLKGKQVRFIVPDSSVIVRKMDVPSKIADEELVGHVYFELGHSIHLPFENPLIDVVPLGAKSEDTKEVLVVASSEEIVNSYYNYLKDERVIPTVADISPLCQYRLLDHFGLTNENDQFMLIQCNVKSVSLSIFEQHRPVFTQEVNVPYPENSWKVVPLHQGGQLNREQFQRKHVLNAFEEVYNEIDRILRFYQFSLHNGERQITRILMTGDHPFLEELMEHIKERYGIPLDILPPNEIRTTKNSNPNYKFYNVLGLAMKEGD; this is encoded by the coding sequence AGCCTGTTGTCGTAACCAATTGTGATGAACATTATTTACCTTCAGGAGTAGTGGAGAACGGGAAAATTATCGATCATGATTTGTTTAGTCGGGCGATTAAACAATGTGTTCGAAAGTGGCAATTAAAGGGTAAACAAGTTCGTTTCATCGTGCCAGATTCCTCCGTTATTGTTCGAAAAATGGACGTGCCATCGAAAATTGCCGATGAGGAGTTAGTTGGGCATGTATATTTTGAATTAGGGCATTCTATTCATCTACCCTTTGAAAACCCCCTTATCGATGTCGTTCCACTTGGAGCAAAGAGTGAAGATACGAAGGAAGTTTTAGTTGTTGCATCATCTGAGGAAATTGTGAATAGCTATTACAATTACTTGAAGGATGAAAGAGTCATACCAACCGTGGCTGACATTTCACCACTATGTCAATATCGTTTGTTGGATCATTTTGGTTTAACGAATGAAAATGATCAGTTCATGTTAATTCAATGCAATGTGAAATCTGTCTCTTTAAGTATCTTCGAGCAACATCGCCCAGTCTTTACCCAGGAAGTGAACGTACCTTATCCAGAGAATTCTTGGAAGGTTGTACCGTTGCATCAAGGTGGACAATTAAACCGGGAACAGTTTCAACGGAAACATGTTTTAAACGCCTTTGAAGAGGTTTATAACGAAATTGACCGTATATTACGTTTCTATCAATTTTCATTGCACAATGGAGAAAGGCAGATCACCCGTATTTTAATGACGGGAGATCATCCGTTCTTAGAGGAATTAATGGAACATATTAAAGAACGCTATGGTATACCGTTAGACATCCTTCCTCCGAATGAGATTCGCACAACGAAAAACTCAAACCCGAATTATAAGTTTTATAATGTGTTAGGTTTGGCGATGAAAGAGGGAGATTAA
- a CDS encoding PilN domain-containing protein: MLVEVNLLPRKERKSKIFVFGVASSVLLLAAVSVLAFYYISSLKENIAQMEKQASQVEQQASALQAELNDSVSDFSQLDHTVTMLRDYPVASSQVVANASKLLPSAGYFQSLQYHAGSISLNILLEDDIAAAYYFNHLSNAEWVNEVTLSSVAEQGDGYIAHYQITVNADVLKGGR; encoded by the coding sequence ATGTTAGTAGAAGTTAACCTTTTACCAAGGAAAGAACGAAAAAGTAAAATTTTTGTCTTTGGTGTTGCAAGTAGCGTCTTATTATTGGCTGCGGTTAGTGTACTAGCCTTTTATTACATCTCTAGTTTGAAGGAAAACATTGCTCAAATGGAAAAGCAGGCATCTCAAGTAGAACAGCAGGCATCAGCTTTACAAGCAGAATTAAATGATTCGGTGTCGGATTTCTCACAGTTAGATCATACAGTCACCATGCTACGTGACTACCCTGTTGCTAGTTCTCAAGTAGTGGCTAATGCTTCAAAGCTGTTGCCAAGTGCTGGATATTTTCAGTCCCTTCAATACCATGCTGGTAGTATCAGTTTAAACATACTGCTTGAAGATGATATAGCTGCTGCTTATTATTTCAACCACCTGTCGAACGCAGAATGGGTAAACGAAGTAACATTATCGTCCGTCGCAGAACAAGGTGACGGCTATATTGCCCACTACCAAATAACCGTTAATGCAGATGTGTTAAAGGGAGGGCGGTAG
- the mbcS gene encoding acyl-CoA synthetase MbcS, with amino-acid sequence MNRNELIAPQKYNIVTEFEKYTTNNRVALKWENEEGAKNEITYKELIRNGNKIGNAFKGEGLQKGDKILVMIPRLIEAYEVYIGALKAGIILIPSSEMLMPKDLQYRIDHGEVKGIVALQPFVDRFKEVKLSENVKKFVLGGEAEGWKPLQTLMVEQSDQLSTAETSRDDMAFLSYTSGTTGNPKGVVHSHGWGYAHLRTAAKSWLCIDEGDTVWATAGPGWAKWVWSPFLSVLGSGATGFVYQGRFDPNKYLSLLDQYDVNVLCCTPTEYRLMAKVDNLKDYHLTNLHSAVSAGEPLNREVIDTFQKYFDVTVRDGYGQTENTLLVGIMKDMEVKPGSMGKPTPGNRVEIINEDGEPVQVGEIGDIAVHKDTPALFKHYYKDDERTKASYRGDYYLTGDQAKKDEDGYFWFEGRSDDIIISSGYTIGPFEVEDALVKHPSVKECAVVASPDEVRGNVVKAFVVLKENIKRTEKLVKELQDHVKELTAPYKYPRKVEFIKELPKTTSGKIRRIELRQREQKVHE; translated from the coding sequence ATGAATCGTAATGAACTGATTGCACCTCAAAAATATAACATTGTAACAGAGTTTGAGAAATATACGACGAATAATAGAGTAGCGTTGAAATGGGAGAATGAGGAAGGTGCAAAGAACGAAATTACGTACAAAGAACTAATCCGTAATGGAAACAAAATCGGCAATGCGTTCAAAGGTGAAGGGCTGCAAAAAGGTGATAAAATCCTTGTTATGATACCTCGCTTAATTGAAGCTTATGAAGTGTATATTGGGGCATTAAAGGCGGGTATCATCTTAATTCCTAGTTCAGAAATGTTAATGCCGAAGGATCTCCAATACCGCATTGACCATGGAGAAGTGAAAGGAATTGTTGCGTTACAGCCATTTGTAGACCGATTTAAAGAAGTAAAGCTTAGCGAAAATGTGAAAAAGTTTGTACTAGGTGGCGAGGCAGAAGGATGGAAGCCATTGCAAACATTAATGGTTGAACAATCGGATCAACTTTCAACTGCCGAAACGTCACGGGATGATATGGCTTTTTTATCGTATACTTCAGGAACAACCGGCAATCCGAAGGGTGTTGTCCATTCCCATGGTTGGGGGTATGCTCACTTAAGAACAGCCGCGAAAAGTTGGCTCTGTATTGATGAAGGAGATACGGTTTGGGCAACAGCTGGTCCAGGCTGGGCGAAATGGGTATGGAGTCCATTTTTATCAGTACTCGGCAGTGGCGCAACCGGGTTTGTATATCAAGGGAGATTCGACCCGAACAAATATTTAAGTTTGTTAGATCAATATGATGTAAATGTTCTTTGTTGCACACCAACCGAATACCGATTGATGGCTAAAGTAGATAACCTAAAAGATTATCACTTAACGAATCTACATAGCGCAGTATCTGCCGGAGAACCGTTAAACCGTGAGGTCATTGATACGTTCCAAAAATATTTCGATGTAACGGTACGGGACGGTTATGGGCAGACGGAAAATACATTACTCGTTGGAATTATGAAGGATATGGAAGTAAAACCAGGCTCAATGGGAAAACCGACACCTGGTAATAGAGTAGAAATTATTAATGAAGATGGTGAACCGGTCCAAGTTGGGGAGATCGGTGATATTGCTGTTCATAAAGATACACCAGCTTTATTTAAACATTACTATAAAGATGACGAACGGACGAAAGCCTCTTATCGAGGTGATTACTACTTAACTGGTGATCAAGCGAAAAAGGATGAGGACGGGTACTTTTGGTTTGAAGGGCGTAGTGATGACATTATCATTAGCTCAGGATATACAATTGGCCCATTTGAAGTTGAAGATGCCCTCGTCAAACATCCGTCTGTGAAAGAGTGTGCTGTTGTAGCAAGCCCTGATGAAGTAAGAGGTAATGTTGTGAAGGCATTCGTCGTTTTAAAGGAAAATATTAAGCGAACAGAGAAGTTAGTGAAGGAACTGCAAGATCATGTAAAAGAATTAACGGCACCTTATAAATATCCTAGAAAAGTGGAATTTATCAAGGAACTTCCGAAAACAACATCAGGAAAAATTAGAAGGATTGAGTTAAGACAAAGAGAGCAAAAAGTACATGAATAA
- a CDS encoding GNAT family N-acetyltransferase, which produces MEIRLEKLQRNDAKMLYEFELKNRDFFEKMVPSRGEEYYNFETFTLRHESLLDEQTKGLSYYYLIKNETGLILGRMNLVDIDKSRNLGYIGYRVGEKYTGKGIANRALKLLLDTLNKQGIKQILAKTTTNNIASQKVLEKSGFKHISTSNEEFIMNGNRVKFVYFKLTI; this is translated from the coding sequence ATGGAAATAAGACTCGAAAAACTGCAGCGAAATGATGCTAAAATGTTATACGAATTTGAACTTAAAAACAGAGATTTTTTTGAGAAAATGGTACCAAGTCGTGGAGAGGAGTATTATAATTTCGAAACCTTTACATTAAGGCACGAATCCTTACTGGATGAGCAAACTAAAGGGCTGTCATATTATTATTTAATTAAAAATGAAACTGGCTTAATTCTTGGAAGAATGAATTTAGTAGACATCGATAAATCCCGTAATTTAGGTTATATCGGTTATAGAGTTGGAGAAAAGTATACTGGAAAAGGAATTGCTAACAGAGCATTGAAACTGTTATTAGACACTCTTAACAAGCAAGGTATTAAACAGATTTTAGCGAAGACAACGACTAACAATATAGCTTCACAAAAAGTCTTGGAAAAAAGCGGGTTTAAGCATATATCAACAAGTAATGAAGAATTTATAATGAATGGAAACCGTGTAAAGTTTGTTTACTTTAAGTTGACTATTTAA